One Tolypothrix bouteillei VB521301 DNA window includes the following coding sequences:
- a CDS encoding intradiol ring-cleavage dioxygenase encodes MKNNKLLLGQVLNRREALALFRAVGTAILVVGWIPKKSNSTQVQSSVGIPASLTAASATKHGCVVSPEQTEGPYFVEEKLNRSDIRSDPTDGWVKIGVPLQLTLRVSLVGSSSCTPIAGAMVDIWHCDAQGVYSDVTDRSFNTAGQKFLRGYQMTDANGTVRFTTIYPGWYPGRTTHIHLKVRTNANSGQSYEFTSQLYFDDSISDRVYALSPYSSKGQRTLKNALDGIFTDGGNQMLLELDENGQGYTATFDIGLKMA; translated from the coding sequence ATGAAAAATAACAAGCTCTTATTAGGTCAAGTTTTAAATCGGAGAGAGGCACTAGCTCTATTTAGAGCAGTCGGAACTGCAATACTTGTGGTTGGATGGATACCTAAAAAGTCCAATTCCACACAGGTACAATCGAGTGTAGGCATCCCGGCATCATTAACCGCCGCCTCTGCTACCAAACACGGATGTGTTGTGAGTCCAGAGCAGACTGAAGGACCTTATTTTGTGGAAGAAAAGCTCAACCGCTCTGACATCCGCTCCGATCCAACGGACGGTTGGGTGAAAATTGGCGTACCACTCCAATTGACACTGCGGGTTTCTCTTGTTGGCAGTAGCAGCTGTACGCCAATTGCAGGTGCAATGGTGGATATTTGGCACTGTGACGCGCAAGGAGTTTATTCAGATGTGACAGATCGGAGTTTCAATACGGCTGGTCAAAAGTTTTTGCGTGGCTACCAAATGACAGACGCGAATGGAACTGTCCGGTTTACAACTATCTATCCTGGGTGGTATCCAGGCAGAACGACCCATATCCACTTGAAAGTCCGTACAAATGCGAACTCAGGGCAGAGTTATGAGTTTACCTCACAGCTATACTTTGATGACTCGATTAGCGATCGCGTGTATGCGCTCTCACCCTACTCTAGCAAAGGACAGCGCACGTTGAAGAACGCTCTTGACGGAATTTTTACTGATGGAGGCAACCAAATGTTGCTCGAACTCGACGAAAATGGACAAGGTTATACAGCCACCTTTGATATTGGGCTGAAGATGGCTTGA
- a CDS encoding helix-turn-helix domain-containing protein gives MTAVLMNPPVPPKFTKRDERRAVQQSKVKIRCRLQDLIDAQGMTRSALAQATGLTNAAIRGLCENIAKRYDADTLAVLCDFFGCGMGELFEVVPKEGKES, from the coding sequence ATGACAGCAGTACTAATGAACCCTCCCGTTCCGCCCAAATTTACAAAAAGAGACGAAAGAAGAGCCGTGCAGCAGTCTAAAGTAAAAATTCGTTGCCGCTTGCAAGATTTAATTGATGCTCAAGGCATGACGAGATCTGCATTGGCTCAGGCAACAGGACTTACAAATGCAGCTATTCGAGGACTGTGCGAGAACATTGCAAAGCGCTATGATGCCGATACTTTAGCAGTTTTATGTGATTTTTTTGGGTGTGGAATGGGTGAGTTGTTTGAAGTTGTTCCAAAGGAGGGCAAGGAGAGTTAG
- a CDS encoding cryptochrome/photolyase family protein has product MTIGVWVLGDQLWSEQAALQSCLKTDKVQVIMIESLHHVQARPYHKQKLVLVWSAMRHFAEELQQLGYSVTYKTAEDFETPLQQWIKEKQITELRVMIPNDLPFLKLIENLEKLYLSSLDCQLTLIPNNHFLWNSEEFKTWAKLRKRLLMEDFYREGRRRFQILMEGDKPTGGQWNFDKNNRQPPKGKLKTPPAKWFEPDDITQKVITHVNSLPIPTYGTEILQPQPVADTRPQDNQFSASVSAHLRLNNREPFRWGVTRSQALEVLDWFVNNRLPDFGPYQDAMVTGEETMWHAMLSPYLNVGLLQPLEVIQAAEKAYHQNKLSLNSVEGFIRQVLGWREYMHGIYHLVSADYPEKNWFNHTQPLPEFFWTGDTDLNCLRQILSQLQRTGYAHHIQRLMVLSNFALIAGISPQEVENWFHATFIDAYDWVMQTNVIGMGLFADGGVLASKPYAASGNYVNKMSDYCKGCDRNPKERIGEKACPFNFFYWDFLDRHRDKLQFQGRMNFILGHLDRISHEELETIRKQARDWHATF; this is encoded by the coding sequence ATGACAATTGGGGTTTGGGTATTAGGGGATCAACTTTGGTCAGAACAAGCAGCTTTGCAAAGTTGTCTTAAAACCGATAAAGTACAAGTCATCATGATTGAGTCATTGCATCACGTCCAAGCTCGACCCTATCACAAGCAAAAGCTAGTTTTAGTATGGTCAGCAATGCGGCATTTTGCTGAAGAATTGCAACAGCTAGGTTACTCAGTCACTTATAAAACTGCAGAAGATTTTGAGACACCGCTTCAACAGTGGATTAAGGAAAAACAAATTACTGAATTACGGGTAATGATACCCAACGATCTCCCCTTTCTTAAACTGATTGAAAATTTAGAAAAGCTTTACCTGTCATCTTTAGATTGTCAGCTTACCTTAATTCCCAACAATCACTTTTTATGGAATTCTGAAGAATTTAAAACCTGGGCTAAGCTTCGCAAAAGATTGTTAATGGAAGATTTCTATCGAGAAGGAAGGCGGCGTTTTCAAATTCTTATGGAGGGAGATAAACCAACCGGAGGACAATGGAACTTTGATAAAAACAATCGTCAGCCGCCAAAAGGAAAATTAAAGACACCACCAGCTAAATGGTTTGAACCAGATGACATAACTCAAAAAGTCATTACCCACGTTAACTCTTTACCCATCCCAACCTATGGTACAGAAATATTGCAACCCCAGCCTGTAGCAGATACACGCCCGCAAGATAACCAATTCTCCGCTTCCGTCAGCGCCCATCTGCGGTTAAATAATCGAGAACCCTTTCGCTGGGGGGTCACCCGTTCTCAAGCATTAGAAGTATTAGATTGGTTCGTCAACAACCGCCTCCCTGATTTTGGTCCTTACCAAGATGCAATGGTTACGGGAGAAGAAACAATGTGGCATGCCATGCTTTCCCCGTATCTCAACGTTGGATTACTCCAACCTTTAGAGGTAATTCAAGCAGCAGAAAAAGCATATCACCAAAACAAACTGTCTTTAAATAGTGTTGAAGGTTTTATCCGTCAGGTGTTGGGTTGGCGGGAGTATATGCACGGGATTTATCATTTGGTGAGTGCAGATTATCCTGAAAAAAACTGGTTTAACCACACCCAACCTTTACCTGAATTTTTCTGGACGGGTGACACCGATTTGAATTGTTTGCGTCAAATTTTATCTCAGTTGCAACGCACTGGCTATGCTCATCATATCCAAAGGTTAATGGTATTGAGTAATTTTGCTTTGATTGCAGGAATTTCACCACAAGAAGTAGAAAATTGGTTTCATGCTACTTTTATTGATGCTTACGATTGGGTAATGCAGACGAATGTTATTGGTATGGGATTGTTCGCTGATGGCGGAGTGTTGGCATCAAAACCATATGCAGCATCTGGGAATTATGTCAATAAGATGAGTGATTATTGTAAGGGATGCGATCGCAATCCAAAGGAACGTATTGGAGAAAAAGCTTGTCCGTTTAATTTCTTTTACTGGGATTTTCTCGACCGTCACCGCGATAAACTACAATTTCAGGGACGTATGAACTTTATTTTGGGACACCTTGACCGCATTTCTCACGAAGAATTAGAAACTATCCGCAAACAAGCACGAGATTGGCATGCTACTTTCTAG
- a CDS encoding SDR family oxidoreductase codes for MLTILVTGATGNVGQEVIRLLLNQNCQVRAAIRNSDTATEILSVRSTAGFSGHSIDGVPFDFTNPATFATAFQGVDKLFLVRPPNLANVRKQIAPALDAVKLAGIKQVVFLSILGADRNPIVPHSKIERYINLLGIPATFLRASFFMQNLNTTHQEDIKTRGELFLPAGHGKTSFIDVRDIAAVAVRTLMEEGHSQKAYTLTGGEALTYYEVADIFTDVLGKPIHYTNPSIWNFIQRMRDRGLPMDFIMVMVGIYTTARLGLAGHLTPDVEQLLARPPITMQQYVEDYRQFWL; via the coding sequence ATGTTAACAATTCTCGTGACAGGTGCAACTGGAAATGTCGGTCAAGAGGTGATTCGCTTACTGCTAAACCAAAATTGCCAAGTCCGTGCTGCTATTAGAAATTCCGACACCGCTACAGAAATACTGAGCGTTCGCTCTACAGCAGGTTTCTCCGGTCACAGCATTGATGGTGTCCCATTTGATTTTACCAACCCCGCAACTTTTGCAACTGCTTTTCAAGGAGTTGACAAACTTTTTTTGGTACGTCCGCCGAATTTAGCTAATGTTCGCAAACAAATTGCTCCCGCGTTAGATGCTGTCAAACTTGCAGGAATCAAACAAGTTGTGTTTCTTTCTATTTTAGGAGCCGATCGCAACCCCATTGTGCCGCACTCGAAGATTGAGCGTTACATTAATCTGTTGGGTATTCCTGCTACCTTTTTACGTGCTAGTTTCTTCATGCAAAACCTCAACACCACGCACCAAGAGGATATCAAAACCCGTGGGGAATTGTTCTTGCCTGCAGGACACGGTAAAACGAGTTTTATTGATGTGCGCGATATTGCTGCTGTTGCAGTGCGTACTTTAATGGAAGAGGGACATTCTCAGAAAGCTTACACGCTTACTGGTGGAGAAGCTTTGACCTATTACGAAGTCGCAGATATTTTTACAGATGTTCTGGGTAAACCAATCCATTACACAAATCCCTCTATTTGGAACTTTATCCAACGAATGCGCGATCGCGGACTCCCGATGGATTTTATTATGGTCATGGTAGGAATTTACACAACTGCTCGTTTGGGCTTAGCAGGTCATCTCACACCAGATGTAGAGCAATTGCTGGCTCGTCCACCAATAACTATGCAGCAGTATGTTGAAGATTATCGGCAGTTTTGGTTATAA
- a CDS encoding GNAT family N-acetyltransferase → MNEANARIILTWRYDEPYDFYNPNPTGIEENVRQFLDSTNAYYTITNSGGDLTAYCCFGRDARVSGGDYTIAALDVGFGMCPSLTRRGVTLRVIDAVLNYGKSTFAPALFRVTVAEFNLQALRICEKAGFQPVQKFQRDFDSKAFVVLTKKA, encoded by the coding sequence ATGAACGAAGCAAACGCACGTATTATTCTGACATGGCGTTATGACGAGCCATATGACTTTTACAATCCAAACCCTACTGGAATTGAAGAGAATGTACGGCAATTTTTAGATTCAACGAATGCATACTACACCATTACCAATAGTGGTGGCGATCTTACCGCTTACTGTTGCTTTGGTCGGGATGCACGGGTCAGTGGAGGAGATTACACTATTGCCGCACTTGATGTTGGGTTTGGTATGTGTCCTAGCCTAACGCGACGGGGAGTGACTCTTCGTGTCATTGATGCTGTTCTCAACTATGGTAAAAGCACATTTGCACCTGCTTTATTTCGCGTTACTGTAGCTGAGTTTAATTTACAAGCATTGCGGATCTGCGAAAAAGCTGGATTTCAACCAGTACAAAAATTCCAACGAGATTTTGATAGTAAAGCTTTCGTGGTACTTACAAAAAAAGCTTGA
- a CDS encoding AMP-binding protein, with product MREQLSLEEITACGVEVSTAIAILSQIDEWLASLQPADCWQHLVQYILKPDLPFALHELLYKTTFSDWDSTQGSPPAWFPSKEQIQKTNIAALMKSLELDSYPELHAWSAQNRSEFWEIMIQRLGIHFSEKYSQIIDLSNGVESPQWLVGARFNIIESCFLAPADALAILFQSDRGSISTMTYGELQALTNRVASGLVEAGFLPGDTIAIVMPMIAESVAIYLGIIKAGCVVVSIADSFSATEIAMRLRLSNAQAIFTQSYILRGSKQLPLYEKVIAANSPRAIVLGTKMNNEDNESVSLLASLKLRRGDLAWEDFLSSNHQFDAIPAHPATPINILFSSGTTGEPKAIPWTHTTPIKCAVDAHLHHDIHSGDRVAWHTNLGWMMGPWLIYACLINRATIALYSEVPTEREYGQFIQNAKVNILGVIPSLVSQWKTTACMQGLDWSAIKAFSSTGECSKPQDMHYLMSLAGYKPVIEYCGGTEIGGGYITGTLIQPCVPSTFTTPALGLDFVILDTEGNSADKGEAFIVPPSIGLSDRLLNKDHHQVYFANTPVISSSTPLRRHGDQIERLPNGYYRARGRVDDTMNLGGIKVSSAEIEQVLNSEPGICETVAIAVSPPQGGPSRLVIYAVVEPDVQQDRAALVSSLQAALKQRLNPLFKIHDLVILDTLPRTASNKIMRRVLREQYCLLLDV from the coding sequence ATGAGGGAGCAATTGTCACTGGAAGAAATCACTGCTTGTGGTGTCGAAGTCAGTACTGCGATCGCTATTCTGTCACAGATCGATGAGTGGCTGGCTTCATTACAACCTGCTGATTGCTGGCAGCATTTAGTGCAATATATTCTTAAACCCGATCTCCCCTTTGCACTACACGAACTCCTCTACAAAACTACCTTCTCTGATTGGGATAGCACTCAAGGATCGCCTCCTGCTTGGTTTCCTTCCAAAGAGCAAATTCAGAAAACCAATATCGCTGCTTTAATGAAATCTCTGGAATTAGATTCTTATCCAGAACTTCATGCTTGGTCAGCACAAAATCGGTCTGAGTTTTGGGAAATAATGATTCAGCGTTTGGGCATTCATTTCTCAGAAAAGTACAGCCAAATTATTGATTTGAGCAATGGAGTAGAGTCTCCCCAATGGCTGGTAGGTGCTCGATTTAACATCATTGAAAGTTGCTTTTTAGCACCAGCTGATGCACTGGCTATTCTCTTCCAATCGGATCGTGGTTCAATCTCTACCATGACTTATGGCGAACTCCAAGCTTTAACTAACCGAGTTGCCAGTGGATTGGTGGAGGCTGGCTTTCTTCCTGGAGATACTATTGCCATTGTGATGCCCATGATAGCTGAATCTGTGGCAATTTACTTGGGAATTATCAAAGCTGGTTGCGTGGTTGTTTCCATAGCTGACAGTTTTTCTGCGACAGAAATTGCCATGCGCTTGCGCTTATCTAACGCTCAAGCCATCTTTACCCAAAGCTATATTTTGCGTGGTAGCAAGCAGTTGCCTTTGTATGAGAAAGTGATAGCAGCCAATTCACCGAGAGCAATTGTTTTAGGAACTAAAATGAACAATGAGGATAATGAAAGTGTTTCCTTGTTGGCATCTTTAAAACTGCGTCGTGGTGATTTGGCTTGGGAAGATTTTCTCAGTTCCAACCATCAATTCGATGCTATCCCCGCTCATCCTGCTACTCCTATCAATATCTTATTTTCTTCCGGTACGACGGGAGAACCCAAAGCTATTCCTTGGACGCATACGACTCCCATCAAATGCGCTGTTGACGCTCATCTGCATCACGATATCCATTCCGGCGATAGAGTTGCTTGGCATACTAACTTGGGATGGATGATGGGACCGTGGTTGATTTATGCTTGCTTAATCAATAGAGCCACCATTGCCCTTTATTCTGAAGTACCTACAGAAAGGGAATATGGTCAGTTTATACAAAATGCTAAAGTAAATATACTTGGTGTCATCCCCAGTCTTGTCAGTCAGTGGAAAACGACTGCTTGCATGCAAGGGTTGGATTGGAGTGCGATAAAAGCTTTTAGTTCGACAGGTGAGTGTTCCAAGCCCCAAGATATGCATTACCTAATGTCCCTGGCTGGATACAAACCCGTTATCGAATACTGTGGAGGTACGGAAATCGGTGGCGGCTATATCACTGGTACTCTAATACAACCTTGCGTACCTTCAACTTTTACCACACCTGCTTTGGGATTGGATTTTGTTATTCTTGACACAGAGGGAAATTCTGCTGACAAAGGCGAGGCGTTTATCGTACCGCCATCCATTGGTTTGTCAGATCGATTGTTGAACAAAGACCACCACCAGGTTTACTTTGCCAATACCCCTGTGATTTCTTCCTCAACTCCTCTGCGCCGTCATGGCGACCAAATAGAACGGTTACCTAACGGCTACTACAGAGCTCGCGGTCGCGTTGATGATACGATGAACCTCGGAGGTATTAAGGTCAGTTCTGCTGAAATTGAACAAGTTTTGAATAGCGAACCGGGAATTTGTGAAACTGTTGCGATCGCAGTTTCTCCTCCACAAGGAGGACCGAGCCGATTGGTAATCTACGCAGTTGTCGAACCGGACGTTCAACAAGATCGAGCAGCGCTGGTGAGTTCCTTGCAAGCAGCACTTAAGCAACGTCTCAATCCCCTCTTCAAGATTCATGACCTTGTAATTCTTGATACTTTGCCACGCACTGCTTCCAATAAGATAATGCGTCGGGTGCTGCGCGAACAGTACTGTCTCTTGCTGGACGTGTAA
- the hppD gene encoding 4-hydroxyphenylpyruvate dioxygenase — protein sequence MIDFCPIKGFDHLEFYVGNARQAALFYSKFFGFTNIAYRGLETGSREITSYVMQQGETRFVLSAALFSNHPISQSVLKHGDGVAIVAFEVPDATMAYKETTRRGAVGAIAPTEEEDGYGVLRYAAIHAYGDVLIKFVERSDYSGVFAPGFIPRYPANSTNSVGLCTIDHIVGNVELGAMNKWVQFFTDTLGFSLLVHFDDEAISTEYSALMSKVMQNGTGKIKLPINEPAKGKRKSQIEEYLEYNNGPGVQHIACATNNIIETVSQLKKAGLEFLHVPKTYYENLKERVGDIDEPIEQLADLGILVDRDEDGYLLQIFTQPVQDRPTLFFEVIQRHGAQGFGEGNFKALFEAIEREQAMRGNL from the coding sequence ATGATTGATTTCTGCCCTATTAAGGGCTTTGACCACCTTGAGTTTTATGTTGGGAATGCAAGGCAAGCGGCGCTTTTCTATTCCAAGTTTTTTGGGTTTACTAATATAGCTTATCGGGGTTTAGAAACTGGCAGCCGTGAAATAACATCTTATGTTATGCAGCAAGGGGAGACTCGCTTTGTTTTAAGTGCAGCGCTCTTTTCCAACCATCCCATCTCGCAAAGCGTGTTAAAGCACGGTGACGGAGTTGCGATCGTAGCTTTTGAAGTGCCAGATGCTACAATGGCATACAAGGAAACCACCAGACGGGGCGCTGTAGGAGCGATCGCACCCACTGAAGAAGAAGACGGATATGGCGTGTTGCGTTATGCGGCTATCCACGCCTACGGTGATGTGTTAATTAAGTTTGTGGAAAGGAGCGATTATTCTGGCGTCTTTGCTCCTGGCTTTATACCTCGATACCCTGCTAACAGTACTAACTCTGTAGGTTTATGCACTATCGATCACATCGTAGGAAACGTCGAGTTAGGAGCAATGAACAAATGGGTACAGTTTTTCACCGATACACTGGGCTTTAGCCTACTGGTGCATTTTGACGATGAGGCAATTTCCACAGAGTACTCTGCCTTAATGTCTAAAGTGATGCAGAACGGTACGGGTAAGATTAAATTACCAATTAACGAACCAGCCAAAGGAAAACGCAAATCTCAGATTGAAGAATACCTGGAATATAATAACGGTCCGGGAGTACAACACATTGCCTGCGCGACCAATAACATTATCGAAACAGTCTCTCAATTAAAAAAAGCAGGGTTGGAGTTTCTACACGTACCGAAAACTTATTACGAAAACTTGAAAGAACGAGTCGGTGACATTGATGAGCCTATCGAGCAACTCGCAGATTTAGGGATTTTAGTGGATAGGGATGAAGATGGGTATTTACTCCAGATTTTCACCCAGCCCGTGCAAGATAGACCAACGCTTTTCTTTGAAGTGATTCAGCGTCATGGAGCGCAAGGTTTTGGTGAAGGGAACTTCAAAGCCCTGTTTGAAGCGATAGAACGCGAACAAGCGATGCGGGGTAATTTATGA
- a CDS encoding homogentisate 1,2-dioxygenase has translation MSYYYKLGKLPHKRHIQFRQPDGSLYHEELMGLRGFSGVQSLLYHLRPPTQIQKILLERTVNLSYEESSPLCHRHLRTGTVELGTNAVEARVPLMANADVCISIARPQSPMLYWYRCAHGDEVIFIHDGTGVLESQYGILHYQVGDYLVIPSGVLWRIIPDAGVEQRMLVIEASGHIEPPARYLNRYGQFLEHSPYNERDIRPPEELGTHDEVGEFEVRVKTRDRIISYLYHHHPLDVVGWDGHLYPFAFNIEDFEPITGRIHQPPPVHQTFEAPGFVICSFVPRLFDYHPLAIPAPYNHSNVDSDEVIYYVSGNFMSRKGIERSSITIHPSGIPHGPHPGMYEGSIGKERTNELAVMIDTFRPLQLTKQALALEDKDYAYSWIA, from the coding sequence ATGAGTTACTACTATAAATTAGGAAAACTTCCCCACAAGCGACACATTCAATTTCGTCAACCTGATGGTTCTCTATATCATGAAGAATTAATGGGGCTGCGAGGGTTTTCGGGTGTTCAATCCTTGCTTTATCATTTACGTCCACCTACACAAATACAGAAGATTTTGTTAGAGAGGACAGTCAATCTGTCCTATGAAGAATCCAGTCCCCTGTGTCATCGCCATCTACGAACGGGAACCGTAGAATTGGGAACAAATGCTGTAGAGGCGCGTGTTCCGTTAATGGCAAATGCAGATGTCTGCATCTCCATCGCTCGTCCCCAATCGCCGATGTTGTACTGGTATCGATGCGCTCATGGTGATGAAGTGATATTCATCCATGATGGCACTGGTGTATTGGAGAGCCAGTACGGTATTCTACACTATCAAGTAGGAGATTATTTAGTAATTCCTTCTGGAGTGCTGTGGCGTATTATACCTGACGCGGGGGTAGAGCAGCGCATGCTTGTGATTGAGGCTAGCGGACATATAGAACCACCAGCAAGATATCTCAATCGCTACGGGCAATTTCTCGAACACTCTCCCTACAATGAACGCGACATTCGTCCGCCAGAGGAGTTAGGAACTCATGACGAGGTGGGGGAATTTGAAGTGCGGGTCAAAACTAGAGATAGAATTATTAGCTATCTCTATCACCATCATCCTCTAGATGTTGTGGGATGGGATGGGCATCTTTATCCTTTTGCGTTTAACATTGAGGATTTTGAACCCATTACCGGGAGAATTCACCAGCCCCCTCCAGTACATCAAACTTTTGAGGCTCCTGGCTTTGTTATCTGTTCCTTTGTACCACGCCTTTTTGATTATCACCCTCTGGCAATTCCAGCTCCCTATAACCATTCCAATGTTGATTCGGATGAAGTTATCTATTATGTCTCTGGAAACTTTATGTCCCGTAAGGGGATAGAGCGATCGTCAATTACCATTCATCCTAGTGGTATTCCTCACGGTCCTCATCCAGGAATGTACGAGGGTTCTATTGGCAAAGAACGCACCAATGAACTGGCTGTCATGATTGATACCTTTCGTCCATTGCAACTGACAAAACAAGCCCTGGCTTTGGAGGATAAAGACTACGCCTATAGTTGGATTGCTTGA
- a CDS encoding DUF924 family protein has protein sequence MTTEGFEDVLQFWFPNRRTSNLAVMVRQWEWWFCSCADAHIIKYFSPLLERARQGELDAWSNEPRSRLALIIVLDQFSRTIHRGTARAFAQDLYACTLTLEGIDLGHYTALLTPWEKTFFFLPLGHSEDLKNLDLAVKLASDLVLLAPEEYRPLLEFSAAQARGHRDVIARFGRHPHRNAVLGRRSTPEELEYLANGHFVHTRSMPPNLSQFLSNTSC, from the coding sequence TTGACAACGGAAGGATTTGAAGACGTTCTTCAGTTTTGGTTTCCCAACCGACGCACAAGCAATCTAGCGGTCATGGTTCGTCAGTGGGAATGGTGGTTTTGCTCTTGTGCGGATGCTCATATAATTAAGTATTTTTCACCACTGTTAGAACGAGCTCGGCAAGGTGAACTTGATGCTTGGTCTAATGAACCCCGCTCGCGGCTCGCACTTATCATCGTCCTCGATCAGTTCTCCCGAACGATTCATCGAGGAACTGCTCGAGCATTTGCACAAGACCTTTATGCTTGCACCCTAACTCTTGAAGGGATAGACCTCGGTCACTACACTGCTCTGTTAACACCCTGGGAAAAGACTTTCTTCTTCCTGCCTCTAGGGCATTCTGAGGATCTTAAAAATTTAGATCTGGCAGTTAAGCTAGCTTCAGATCTAGTTCTCTTGGCACCAGAGGAGTATCGCCCATTGCTAGAGTTCTCCGCCGCGCAAGCACGCGGACATCGGGACGTAATTGCAAGGTTTGGTCGTCATCCCCATCGCAATGCGGTTCTGGGACGCCGCTCGACCCCTGAAGAGCTTGAGTACCTCGCGAACGGTCATTTCGTACATACACGTTCGATGCCCCCTAACTTGTCGCAATTCCTCTCCAACACTAGTTGTTGA
- a CDS encoding AAA family ATPase, giving the protein MSFWKDEIEAELQQMKAELKRSGNKSFIQQSDESTNLETVLEQLNNLVGMQNVKDEVHTLINFLNIQKLRQEQGLASISVTLHSVFCGPPGTGKTTVARLMGQIYKYLGILSSGHVIETDRAGLVAGYVGQTAIKTDTIISEALDGVLFIDEAYALKPEDAKNDFGQEAIDTLLKRMEDYRDRLVVIVAGYSEEMSRFIDANPGLKSRFNKYFYFDDCSPTELLTIFEKICEQNHFKLTEKSKTVLLDRLTDLYVNRDKKFGNGRLVRNIFEKTIERQANRLVKSSRVSKEMMMTIVPEDISFSPCR; this is encoded by the coding sequence ATGTCTTTTTGGAAAGATGAGATTGAAGCGGAGTTACAGCAAATGAAAGCAGAGCTAAAACGCTCTGGTAATAAGAGTTTTATTCAGCAGTCTGATGAGTCTACAAATCTGGAAACTGTTCTTGAGCAGCTAAATAATCTTGTAGGTATGCAAAATGTCAAAGATGAGGTACATACTCTAATCAATTTCCTTAATATACAGAAGCTTCGCCAGGAACAGGGACTTGCTAGCATTTCTGTAACACTACACTCGGTATTTTGTGGTCCCCCCGGAACAGGGAAAACGACAGTTGCTCGTCTAATGGGTCAAATATACAAATACTTAGGAATACTTTCATCTGGGCACGTGATTGAAACCGATAGAGCGGGGTTAGTTGCAGGATACGTTGGACAAACTGCAATCAAGACAGACACAATTATCTCAGAGGCATTAGACGGTGTGTTGTTTATTGATGAAGCCTATGCACTAAAACCAGAAGATGCTAAGAATGATTTTGGACAAGAAGCTATAGATACTCTACTAAAACGAATGGAGGATTACAGAGATAGGCTAGTAGTTATTGTTGCTGGCTACAGTGAAGAAATGTCAAGATTCATTGATGCCAACCCTGGGCTCAAGTCAAGATTTAATAAGTATTTCTACTTTGATGATTGTAGTCCTACCGAGTTATTGACTATTTTTGAAAAAATTTGCGAGCAGAACCATTTCAAGTTAACGGAGAAATCGAAAACAGTATTGCTCGATCGATTAACTGATTTATACGTTAATAGAGATAAAAAGTTTGGAAATGGAAGGCTGGTGAGAAATATCTTTGAAAAAACAATCGAGAGACAGGCAAACAGACTTGTAAAATCTTCTAGAGTCAGTAAAGAAATGATGATGACGATCGTGCCTGAAGATATTTCTTTTTCACCTTGCAGGTGA